The Verrucomicrobiia bacterium genome window below encodes:
- the fliF gene encoding flagellar basal-body MS-ring/collar protein FliF, translated as MNQGLTQVLTQLKTIWGQLGLNQRISIVLTALVVLGGLAGLGFLSSRVEYALLYGKLDDAEAAKVVAALDENSIPYKISRAGGSITVPAEKVHFARMQLATKGIPRSSDGVGFEIFDKPNFGISDFVQRANYLRAVQGELARTIGQVDSIENARVMIVMPENRLLSDAKRKPTASVFIRVRGNAQLPQQSVQAIRFLVANAVEGLQANSVSVVDNLGNVLTESHEEDSVVGLSTSQLSARKNIEQYLSRKAEGMLETVLGPGQAVVRVSAEINYDTVSRTEEKYDPEGQVLRSATVNDEDTQSAANPAGGGVAGAAVNASTTTNATAALTNMNTSKKKITNNQYEINKTTSTLTQVAGGLRRVTAAVFVASQVSGAGTNRVVTARTPEEMQKLRRIVQSALGVTAEEAESITLEEITFNDQAAVETTRLLDVQQQRDFYWNIGKNVGYVLAALLVLFSFWRLLQKTTVESIPLGVPVGELMNGENGHAHGRNGNGSNGDKGRSNVVTVEVLNQLIRDNPDNLTQSIRTWMTRGKAK; from the coding sequence TCTTACCCAGCTGAAAACGATCTGGGGCCAGCTCGGTCTCAATCAGCGTATCAGCATCGTGCTCACCGCGCTCGTGGTGCTGGGCGGTCTGGCTGGTCTCGGTTTCTTGTCCAGCCGGGTCGAATATGCCTTGCTCTATGGCAAGCTCGATGACGCCGAAGCCGCGAAAGTCGTCGCCGCACTGGACGAGAACAGCATCCCCTACAAGATCAGCCGTGCCGGTGGCAGCATCACGGTTCCTGCCGAGAAAGTTCACTTCGCCCGCATGCAGCTCGCTACAAAGGGCATCCCGCGTTCTTCCGATGGCGTCGGTTTCGAGATCTTCGACAAGCCGAACTTCGGCATCTCTGATTTCGTCCAGCGCGCGAATTATCTCCGCGCCGTCCAAGGCGAACTCGCCCGCACCATCGGCCAGGTGGATAGCATCGAGAACGCCCGAGTGATGATCGTCATGCCGGAGAACCGCCTCCTGTCCGATGCCAAGCGCAAGCCCACGGCTTCCGTCTTCATCCGCGTGCGTGGTAATGCCCAACTGCCCCAGCAATCCGTGCAAGCCATCCGTTTCCTCGTCGCGAATGCCGTGGAAGGGTTGCAGGCGAATTCCGTTTCTGTGGTGGACAATCTCGGCAACGTCCTCACCGAATCGCACGAAGAAGACTCCGTCGTCGGCCTCAGCACCTCGCAGCTCTCCGCCCGCAAGAACATCGAGCAATACCTTTCCCGCAAAGCTGAAGGAATGTTGGAGACGGTTCTTGGGCCTGGCCAGGCCGTTGTGCGCGTTTCTGCAGAGATCAACTACGACACCGTTTCTCGCACTGAAGAAAAATATGACCCCGAGGGTCAGGTCCTTCGCTCTGCCACCGTGAATGATGAAGATACACAGAGCGCAGCCAACCCTGCTGGCGGTGGCGTGGCTGGCGCAGCCGTCAATGCCAGTACTACGACGAATGCGACTGCCGCGCTCACTAACATGAACACGAGCAAGAAGAAGATCACCAACAACCAATACGAGATTAACAAGACCACCAGCACGTTGACTCAAGTGGCGGGTGGCTTACGCCGTGTGACGGCGGCTGTGTTCGTCGCTTCGCAAGTCAGTGGTGCTGGCACGAATCGCGTCGTCACCGCCCGTACACCTGAAGAGATGCAGAAGCTCCGCCGCATCGTCCAGAGCGCCTTGGGTGTCACCGCTGAAGAAGCCGAGAGCATCACGCTCGAAGAGATCACTTTCAACGATCAGGCCGCAGTCGAGACCACACGCCTCCTTGATGTCCAGCAACAGCGCGATTTTTATTGGAATATCGGCAAGAACGTCGGCTATGTCCTGGCCGCGTTGCTGGTGCTCTTTAGCTTCTGGCGATTGTTGCAGAAGACCACCGTGGAATCCATCCCGCTTGGCGTTCCAGTCGGTGAACTGATGAACGGGGAGAACGGCCATGCTCATGGGCGCAACGGCAACGGCTCCAACGGAGATAAAGGCCGCTCCAATGTGGTGACTGTCGAAGTCTTGAACCAGCTTATCCGCGATAACCCGGACAATCTCACTCAATCCATCCGTACGTGGATGACCCGTGGCAAAGCCAAGTAA
- the fliG gene encoding flagellar motor switch protein FliG, which translates to MSASAENTATSETAKFTKIQKLAALLIILGPDSAASIIRNLDDHEVEAVSSEMAKMNLLSQELQAEILEEFTEVALTATTSLRGGVEYTQTVLEKSLGLFKASNVITRVAPTRAPVAAMQQIVELEPRQIFNLIKHEQPQTIALISSYLTPEKAGQVLTMLRAELREQVIERLATLAPTPIEVVEKVVEVINLKLGSKHTRAFNQTGGVKSAASLLNSLDKNVSKTLLISIEERNPELGQAIRQKMFTFEDIAALDPASLQKILREVDMRDLAVALKTASEQLKTALLGCISKRAAETVAEEMSFMGPLKLRDIEAAQLRIIEVVRKLESEGEIDLGGMKEGKQDEVMV; encoded by the coding sequence ATGTCCGCCTCTGCTGAAAATACTGCTACATCCGAGACTGCCAAGTTCACCAAGATCCAGAAACTGGCGGCTCTCCTGATCATCCTCGGCCCAGACAGCGCCGCCTCGATCATTCGTAATCTGGACGATCACGAAGTGGAAGCGGTCTCCTCGGAAATGGCCAAGATGAATCTGCTCAGTCAAGAGTTGCAGGCCGAAATCCTCGAAGAATTCACCGAAGTGGCGCTGACAGCCACCACCTCCTTGCGTGGCGGCGTGGAATACACGCAGACCGTGTTGGAGAAATCACTTGGTCTTTTCAAAGCGTCAAACGTCATCACCCGCGTGGCTCCTACGCGCGCTCCTGTGGCCGCTATGCAACAGATCGTGGAGCTCGAGCCACGCCAGATATTCAATCTTATCAAGCACGAACAGCCCCAGACCATCGCGCTCATCTCCAGCTACCTGACTCCTGAAAAAGCCGGACAGGTGCTCACCATGTTGCGTGCTGAACTGCGCGAGCAAGTCATCGAACGTCTCGCGACCTTGGCTCCCACGCCGATCGAAGTCGTGGAGAAGGTCGTGGAAGTCATCAATCTCAAGCTCGGCAGCAAACACACGCGCGCGTTCAACCAGACGGGGGGCGTGAAGTCCGCTGCCAGCCTCTTGAATTCACTTGATAAAAACGTCAGCAAGACATTGCTCATCTCCATTGAGGAGCGGAATCCCGAACTCGGGCAGGCCATCCGTCAGAAGATGTTCACGTTCGAGGACATCGCGGCTCTCGATCCCGCGTCGCTTCAGAAAATTTTGCGCGAAGTGGACATGCGGGACCTCGCCGTGGCGCTCAAGACCGCGAGCGAACAGCTCAAGACGGCATTGCTCGGCTGCATCTCCAAGCGGGCTGCAGAGACGGTCGCCGAAGAGATGAGTTTCATGGGCCCGCTTAAATTGCGCGATATCGAAGCGGCCCAGCTCCGCATCATCGAAGTGGTGCGCAAGCTGGAGAGTGAAGGCGAGATCGACCTGGGTGGCATGAAGGAGGGCAAGCAGGATGAAGTCATGGTCTGA
- a CDS encoding FliH/SctL family protein, giving the protein MKSWSEKIMVSSPLRDVQLAPPPGSPQWEERVKERERAAYERGVAAGERSIGQMLIQQRADMLDLQTGIFTALRQTIPQLVAESETALLELVTASVQKIIASIPIDAGMIEAVVREALEQMEHASEVTVHLHPHDLDLLRKINAPLLLEQVGGKPLHFQQDVTISRGGCLLKTSFGIVDARRETKVERLANSLAA; this is encoded by the coding sequence ATGAAGTCATGGTCTGAGAAAATCATGGTGTCCTCGCCTTTGCGGGATGTCCAGCTCGCGCCTCCGCCCGGCAGCCCGCAATGGGAAGAACGGGTGAAAGAGCGCGAGCGTGCTGCGTACGAACGTGGCGTGGCTGCTGGCGAACGTTCCATTGGTCAGATGCTCATCCAGCAACGCGCTGATATGCTTGATCTGCAAACCGGTATCTTCACCGCTTTGCGACAGACCATTCCGCAGCTCGTCGCGGAGTCCGAGACTGCCTTGCTCGAACTCGTCACTGCCTCGGTCCAGAAGATCATCGCAAGCATTCCCATCGATGCCGGGATGATCGAAGCCGTCGTGCGTGAAGCGCTTGAGCAGATGGAGCACGCGTCCGAAGTCACCGTGCATCTGCATCCGCACGATCTCGATTTATTGCGCAAGATCAATGCACCGCTGCTGCTTGAGCAAGTGGGCGGCAAGCCCCTGCATTTCCAGCAAGACGTGACCATCTCGCGTGGTGGTTGTCTCTTGAAGACCAGCTTCGGCATCGTAGACGCCCGGCGCGAAACCAAGGTGGAACGCCTCGCCAACTCTCTCGCCGCATGA
- a CDS encoding FliI/YscN family ATPase, producing the protein MILSSDIPQAGGGRIARALQQTRQVRVVEARGRVVQLIGLVIESEGPLCSVGEVCRIESTRHDSSTLAEVVGFRNQHVLLMPLGELHGIHPGSEVIALGRPLTVPVGEALKGRVVDSFGQPLDDLGPLQTDHYASITAPPPHPLKRQRIHHPFNTGVRALDLFTPCGRGQRLGIFAGSGVGKSTLLGMMASRAEADVNVIALIGERGREVREFLEKDLDEEGRKKSVIVVATSNQSSLARLKGAFTAMTIAENFREAGQNVLLMMDSVTRFAMAQREIGLAVGEPPATRGYTPSVFSLLPQLLERAGNSDRGTLTALFTVLVEGDDMNDPIADAVRGILDGHLVLTRELATQNHYPALDVLQSVSRLVRDLCTEDRIKLSGQAREALALYRKNQDLISLGAYAAGSNAALDQAIRWQDPLNRVLRQGVKEACSTDEAWRLLAQVMGKTK; encoded by the coding sequence ATGATTTTGTCCTCCGACATTCCTCAAGCAGGTGGCGGCCGCATCGCGCGTGCCTTGCAGCAGACACGCCAGGTGCGTGTCGTTGAGGCGCGTGGGCGTGTTGTCCAGCTGATTGGCCTGGTCATCGAGTCTGAAGGGCCGCTTTGTTCCGTCGGCGAAGTCTGCCGCATCGAATCCACCCGTCACGACAGTAGCACACTTGCTGAAGTCGTCGGGTTCCGGAATCAGCATGTTCTGCTCATGCCTTTGGGCGAACTTCATGGCATCCATCCCGGCAGTGAAGTCATCGCCTTGGGCCGTCCATTGACTGTACCGGTGGGTGAAGCCTTGAAAGGCCGTGTGGTCGATAGCTTCGGCCAACCGCTGGATGATCTTGGTCCGCTACAAACGGATCATTACGCCAGCATCACTGCACCGCCGCCCCATCCACTGAAACGTCAGCGCATCCACCATCCGTTCAATACCGGTGTGCGTGCGCTTGATCTCTTCACGCCGTGTGGTCGCGGCCAACGTCTCGGTATCTTCGCCGGATCCGGTGTGGGTAAATCTACCTTGCTCGGCATGATGGCCAGTCGTGCGGAAGCGGATGTGAACGTCATCGCGCTCATCGGCGAACGTGGTCGTGAGGTGCGCGAGTTCTTGGAGAAAGACCTGGACGAAGAAGGTCGCAAGAAATCGGTCATCGTTGTCGCGACTTCGAATCAATCTTCGCTCGCCCGTCTGAAAGGTGCCTTCACTGCCATGACCATCGCGGAAAACTTCCGTGAAGCCGGTCAGAATGTACTTTTGATGATGGATTCCGTCACGCGCTTCGCCATGGCGCAACGCGAAATCGGTCTCGCCGTCGGTGAACCGCCGGCGACGCGTGGCTACACGCCCTCCGTCTTTTCCTTGCTGCCGCAGTTGCTCGAGCGCGCGGGTAACAGCGATCGCGGTACACTGACCGCCTTGTTCACCGTGCTCGTCGAAGGTGACGACATGAATGATCCCATCGCTGATGCCGTACGTGGTATTCTCGATGGTCACCTGGTGCTCACCCGTGAACTCGCCACACAGAATCATTATCCCGCACTGGACGTGTTACAGAGCGTGAGCCGTTTGGTGCGTGACCTATGCACGGAAGACAGGATCAAACTCTCGGGCCAGGCACGCGAAGCCCTCGCTCTGTATCGCAAGAATCAAGACCTCATCAGCCTCGGTGCCTATGCCGCTGGCAGCAACGCTGCACTGGATCAAGCCATCCGCTGGCAGGATCCGCTCAATCGCGTGTTGCGCCAGGGAGTGAAAGAGGCGTGCTCCACGGATGAGGCCTGGCGTCTGCTTGCACAAGTGATGGGCAAAACGAAATAA
- the fliJ gene encoding flagellar export protein FliJ, which yields MKPFRFSLAALRTLRERQEKSAQEKLASTMIGRQRAAEALNALDRELTAARLDWQQHAAAGCAAAQLAQQQMHCAWLDTRCRQAEQALSNAERAVQSARNELVHAQRERELLERLYERQKIAFDRALSLAEQKELDDLVSGRFGLNTLRQLA from the coding sequence ATGAAACCATTCCGCTTCTCTCTCGCAGCCCTGCGCACCTTGCGCGAACGGCAGGAGAAATCCGCCCAGGAAAAGCTTGCCTCCACGATGATCGGGCGCCAACGCGCCGCAGAAGCATTGAATGCCCTTGATCGTGAACTGACTGCTGCGCGTCTTGACTGGCAGCAACACGCCGCTGCCGGGTGTGCCGCCGCCCAACTCGCGCAACAACAGATGCACTGTGCCTGGCTGGATACGCGTTGCCGTCAGGCCGAGCAGGCTTTGAGCAATGCGGAGCGGGCCGTACAATCTGCCCGCAATGAACTCGTGCACGCACAGCGGGAGCGTGAACTGCTTGAGCGCCTCTACGAGCGTCAAAAGATAGCCTTCGATCGCGCCCTCAGCCTCGCGGAACAGAAGGAACTGGATGACCTGGTCAGCGGCCGTTTTGGCCTCAACACACTGCGTCAGCTCGCCTGA
- a CDS encoding flagellar hook capping FlgD N-terminal domain-containing protein, translating into MSTIAGVNYLTTQDTADASSRMPVKALGQQDFLKLLVAQLTSQDPLNPKQDTEFIAQMAQFSALEQSKSMQSDIASLRGDQQMLQAYGLLGQTVKLQAEDGIDPVLGTVSAVQNEAGTPKLMVDGKTYTLDQVLMVYPSAVATQN; encoded by the coding sequence ATGAGCACCATCGCAGGCGTCAATTACCTCACCACGCAAGATACGGCGGATGCTTCCAGCCGTATGCCGGTCAAGGCTTTGGGGCAGCAGGATTTTTTGAAGCTGCTCGTCGCCCAGCTTACCTCCCAGGATCCATTGAATCCCAAGCAGGACACGGAATTCATCGCCCAGATGGCTCAGTTCAGCGCGCTGGAACAGTCGAAGTCGATGCAATCGGACATCGCCAGCCTGCGTGGAGATCAACAGATGTTGCAGGCTTACGGTTTGCTTGGGCAGACCGTGAAGTTGCAGGCGGAGGATGGAATCGATCCGGTGCTGGGAACTGTCAGCGCCGTTCAAAACGAGGCAGGGACGCCTAAACTGATGGTGGATGGAAAAACCTATACCTTGGACCAAGTGCTGATGGTTTACCCGTCTGCTGTCGCAACTCAAAACTGA
- a CDS encoding flagellar hook-basal body complex protein, giving the protein MLRSLNSGVSGIQQFQGSLDVIGNNIANANTTAYKSARTDFSDSFSQTLQLSSAGTSGNSGVAGMQVGSGVTTAAIRNLFSQGAMTRTGIQTDLYVSGEGFFVVRDTVSDTEFATRSGDFRLDESGYLVTNQGLRVQGYSDSGLATIGDIQIDGSGRPATSDPNATITAFSVNPDGIVNVRLSDGTEFSRGQVLLQNFQSPQALLKEGNNLYSGLSAAGPLSATPTVAGTNGLGKIQAGALELSNVDLANEFAKLITAQRGFQASARMITTSDEVLQELVSLKR; this is encoded by the coding sequence ATGCTTCGTTCACTCAACTCCGGCGTCAGTGGCATCCAGCAATTTCAAGGCAGCCTGGACGTCATCGGCAACAACATCGCCAACGCCAATACGACTGCCTACAAGTCGGCGCGGACGGATTTTTCCGATTCTTTCAGCCAGACGCTTCAGCTTTCCAGTGCCGGGACTTCTGGCAACAGTGGTGTGGCCGGCATGCAAGTCGGTTCCGGTGTCACCACTGCGGCCATCCGCAATCTTTTCAGCCAGGGGGCGATGACGCGCACGGGCATCCAGACGGATCTTTATGTCTCCGGCGAAGGATTTTTTGTGGTGCGCGACACTGTATCAGATACGGAATTCGCCACCCGCTCCGGCGATTTTCGCCTGGATGAAAGCGGCTACCTGGTGACCAACCAAGGGCTGCGTGTCCAAGGTTACAGTGATAGCGGCCTGGCCACCATCGGCGACATCCAGATCGATGGTTCGGGCCGGCCGGCCACTTCGGACCCGAACGCAACGATCACGGCTTTCAGCGTCAATCCGGACGGCATCGTGAATGTCCGCCTCTCTGATGGTACGGAGTTCAGCCGCGGACAGGTGTTGCTGCAAAATTTCCAGTCACCGCAGGCTCTTTTGAAGGAAGGAAACAATCTTTACTCCGGACTTTCTGCCGCCGGTCCGTTGAGCGCGACACCGACGGTCGCTGGCACGAACGGGTTGGGCAAGATCCAAGCCGGTGCGTTGGAGCTTTCCAATGTCGATCTCGCGAATGAATTCGCCAAGTTGATCACCGCGCAACGCGGTTTCCAGGCCAGCGCACGCATGATCACGACGAGTGATGAAGTGTTGCAAGAGCTGGTAAGTCTGAAACGCTAA
- a CDS encoding flagellar basal body-associated FliL family protein — translation MAEKPSAKPGAEAGAEKKNGAAPAEAAASAKPGGFAVWAPLLANIVLMPALGFATFTFLIQPKLGQTAAAPAEHAEAKAEDGHGGGGEHGESSSGGGAHGGKGGAKGKVTVPLPGKILVNVAGTQGTRYLLANVALVSGKSDLKDLIEKYEPQLKDAASSALASKTIPELEKPGARNVIRSELISVFNNVLGDGTVTELYLTEFAIQ, via the coding sequence ATGGCCGAAAAACCATCAGCAAAACCGGGTGCCGAGGCCGGTGCCGAAAAAAAGAACGGAGCAGCTCCGGCCGAGGCGGCTGCCTCTGCCAAGCCGGGCGGTTTTGCCGTCTGGGCACCCTTGCTCGCAAACATCGTCCTCATGCCGGCGCTGGGCTTCGCCACTTTCACCTTTCTTATCCAGCCGAAGCTGGGCCAGACGGCGGCGGCTCCGGCAGAACATGCTGAAGCCAAGGCCGAAGACGGCCATGGTGGTGGCGGCGAACATGGTGAATCCTCCTCTGGCGGTGGAGCACACGGCGGCAAAGGCGGAGCCAAAGGCAAGGTCACCGTTCCTTTGCCGGGCAAGATTCTTGTCAATGTGGCCGGCACGCAAGGCACACGCTACCTGCTCGCCAATGTGGCGCTCGTCAGCGGGAAGAGCGATCTTAAAGATCTCATTGAGAAGTATGAGCCGCAATTGAAGGATGCCGCTTCCAGTGCCTTGGCGAGCAAGACGATCCCCGAGCTGGAAAAGCCCGGAGCCCGCAATGTGATCCGCTCCGAGCTGATCTCGGTTTTCAACAATGTCCTCGGTGACGGTACCGTCACGGAACTGTATCTTACCGAATTTGCCATCCAGTGA
- a CDS encoding flagellar motor switch protein FliM, translating to MSQSEVERLLAQVAEQENKTTVHQADGSKTAQAVDSIQPYDFRNPVFLSANELRKLRIEHEEYIRALAARLSIYLRMEFTLQMSRLETLTFQKFKEGLASPTHLTLFKSEPLRGVCILDVSPRLGLTMVDRLMGGPGHSVALNRDLSEIEIALLDQIIHIVLGEWCNHWSSIQEVRHQVMGHDNNGQFLQTTQPDAVMLVLSMEARIADCLEQIQIGFPYSTVEPLIEKLSKQLRPDDEDRSKPKERRWNTELVDVNIPITAEWPPVTVKASDLANLKVGDFLPIPIEYTKQVQIKLARLKKFAGRLGTKGNNWAVEVQQILPT from the coding sequence TTGAGCCAGTCTGAGGTCGAGCGTTTGCTCGCGCAGGTGGCCGAACAGGAGAACAAGACTACGGTCCATCAGGCGGACGGCAGCAAGACGGCGCAAGCGGTCGACAGCATCCAGCCTTACGATTTCCGCAACCCGGTCTTCCTCTCGGCGAATGAGCTGCGCAAGCTGCGTATCGAGCACGAGGAATACATCCGTGCTCTTGCGGCCCGCCTTTCCATCTACTTGCGCATGGAGTTCACGCTCCAGATGTCGCGTTTGGAAACATTAACGTTTCAGAAATTCAAAGAAGGTCTCGCCAGCCCCACGCACCTGACATTGTTCAAGTCCGAGCCTCTGCGCGGTGTGTGCATCTTGGATGTGAGTCCCCGGCTGGGACTTACGATGGTGGATCGTCTTATGGGAGGTCCTGGGCATTCCGTGGCGTTGAACCGCGACCTGAGCGAGATCGAGATCGCGCTGCTGGATCAGATCATTCACATCGTTTTGGGCGAGTGGTGCAATCATTGGTCTTCCATCCAGGAAGTGCGCCATCAGGTCATGGGCCATGACAATAACGGCCAGTTTCTCCAGACCACCCAGCCAGATGCCGTGATGCTGGTGCTCTCCATGGAAGCACGCATCGCTGATTGTCTCGAGCAGATCCAGATCGGTTTCCCCTACAGCACGGTTGAGCCACTCATCGAAAAATTGAGCAAGCAACTGCGCCCCGATGATGAAGATCGCTCCAAGCCGAAAGAACGCCGATGGAACACGGAGCTGGTGGATGTGAATATTCCCATCACTGCGGAATGGCCGCCCGTGACGGTGAAGGCGAGCGACCTTGCCAATTTGAAGGTCGGCGATTTTCTGCCGATCCCCATCGAATACACCAAGCAAGTTCAGATCAAGCTGGCCCGCCTGAAGAAGTTTGCCGGACGCCTCGGCACCAAGGGCAACAACTGGGCCGTGGAAGTGCAGCAAATTCTCCCTACGTGA
- the fliN gene encoding flagellar motor switch protein FliN — MSITNLNSANLDILMDVPVGLTVELGSCQLPMRDVLQLDVGSVVQLDKVADAPVELHVNQKLVARGEVVVVENRFGIKITELIGAKAAA, encoded by the coding sequence ATGAGCATTACCAATCTCAATTCCGCCAATCTCGACATCCTCATGGATGTGCCGGTCGGCCTGACTGTCGAGCTGGGTTCCTGCCAGCTCCCGATGCGCGATGTACTGCAATTGGACGTCGGCTCCGTGGTGCAGCTCGACAAGGTCGCAGATGCGCCGGTGGAACTGCATGTGAACCAAAAGCTCGTGGCTCGTGGTGAAGTCGTGGTGGTGGAAAACCGCTTCGGCATCAAAATCACGGAACTGATCGGAGCGAAAGCGGCCGCCTGA
- a CDS encoding flagellar biosynthetic protein FliO, whose amino-acid sequence MFALIVCLSFTGLANAAEQATKLSPPPGPSLTSSLIRLVGGLFVVFGVFLGAIWLLKRAPMLGRKAGDTRKLNVMESRNLAPRQALYVIGYERQRYLVASTPTGISLLTALPAAETDEAPSDKVTTASFTEALMQAVQKQG is encoded by the coding sequence ATGTTTGCGCTGATCGTCTGCCTTTCCTTCACGGGACTGGCGAACGCCGCCGAGCAAGCTACGAAACTGAGCCCTCCGCCGGGACCGTCGCTGACGTCCTCGCTGATCCGCTTAGTGGGTGGATTGTTCGTTGTCTTCGGGGTTTTCCTGGGTGCCATCTGGTTGCTGAAGCGCGCTCCCATGCTCGGTCGCAAGGCGGGTGACACGCGCAAGCTGAACGTGATGGAATCGCGCAATCTGGCTCCGCGTCAGGCACTCTATGTGATCGGTTACGAACGCCAGCGTTACTTGGTAGCCAGCACGCCAACGGGCATCAGCTTGCTGACCGCGTTGCCTGCTGCGGAAACGGATGAAGCGCCGTCTGATAAAGTCACCACTGCGAGTTTCACTGAAGCTTTGATGCAAGCCGTGCAGAAACAAGGGTGA
- the fliP gene encoding flagellar type III secretion system pore protein FliP (The bacterial flagellar biogenesis protein FliP forms a type III secretion system (T3SS)-type pore required for flagellar assembly.) — MLRLLSKSLLLLSLLIPFFSGGELQAQTNAPATGVNQTVNLLAQPLNTVLDPARQPQDVDTAIKVLFAITVLSLAPSIILLMTSFTRIVIVLSFIRSALSLQGTPANQILIGLSLFMTYFIMEPVWSQMNTQALQPYLQKQISADEAMDKAAQPIRAFMLKQARAKDIELFAELARLEPTAPENLPLRVVIPGFVISELRTAFQMGFLLFIPFILIDLVVAAVLMSMGMMMMPPATIALPLKILLFVLVDGWELVVRSLLLSFGS; from the coding sequence ATGCTGCGTTTGCTTTCTAAATCACTTTTACTGCTTTCGTTGCTGATCCCCTTTTTCAGCGGCGGCGAATTGCAGGCACAGACGAATGCTCCTGCCACGGGTGTGAACCAGACGGTGAACCTGCTCGCTCAGCCGTTGAACACCGTGCTCGATCCTGCCCGTCAGCCGCAGGATGTGGACACGGCGATCAAGGTTCTCTTTGCGATCACCGTTCTTTCGCTCGCGCCTTCGATCATCCTTCTGATGACCTCGTTCACGCGTATCGTGATCGTGTTGTCCTTCATCCGCTCTGCGCTTTCTCTGCAAGGCACACCAGCGAACCAGATACTCATCGGGCTCTCGCTGTTCATGACCTACTTCATCATGGAACCAGTCTGGTCCCAGATGAACACGCAAGCATTGCAACCGTATCTGCAAAAGCAGATCTCTGCGGATGAAGCCATGGACAAGGCCGCGCAACCGATCCGCGCATTCATGCTGAAGCAGGCGCGTGCGAAGGATATCGAGCTTTTCGCCGAACTCGCGCGTTTGGAGCCGACGGCTCCGGAGAATCTGCCTTTGCGCGTGGTGATTCCGGGCTTTGTGATCAGCGAACTGCGCACCGCTTTCCAGATGGGTTTCCTGCTGTTCATCCCATTCATCCTCATCGATCTCGTCGTCGCCGCCGTGCTGATGAGCATGGGCATGATGATGATGCCGCCTGCGACGATCGCGTTGCCGCTGAAGATTCTGCTCTTCGTGCTGGTGGATGGCTGGGAGCTGGTCGTGCGCTCCTTGCTGCTCAGCTTTGGCTCTTGA
- a CDS encoding flagellar biosynthetic protein FliQ has product MTPEFAVEMLKSMMIQAVTLMSPILLTAMAIGLSVSLFQAVTSINEQTLTFVPKAAGIIALLLVLLPWMVRTMVEFTTAVIQKMPQMVN; this is encoded by the coding sequence ATGACACCTGAATTTGCCGTGGAAATGCTCAAGTCGATGATGATCCAGGCGGTGACGTTGATGTCTCCCATCCTGCTCACTGCGATGGCGATCGGCCTCAGCGTCAGCTTGTTTCAAGCGGTGACCTCGATCAATGAGCAGACCTTGACCTTCGTGCCGAAGGCCGCAGGTATCATCGCGCTGTTACTGGTGCTGCTGCCGTGGATGGTGCGCACGATGGTGGAGTTCACCACCGCCGTCATCCAGAAGATGCCGCAGATGGTCAATTGA